The nucleotide window TGACCGCCTCGCCCCGCATCCGGTACGAGACGTGGGTGAAGAGGATGATGGCGGCGGCGCCGCACATCACCGCGGAGCAGAGGAAGTAGACCGGCAGCTGGGCGCCGTACCAGAAGGGCCGGGCCGAGAGGGTGGCGAAGACGGCGCCGAGGTTGGTGTTGGCCCCCACCTCGGCCAGGGCCCCGAGGCCGCCGATGGCCAGGGCCACGCCCCAGCGCCCGGTCAGGATGGCGAAGAACTCCACGAACATGCACCCCACCGCCAGGCCGTAGAGGGTCCCCATCCACCAGATGTTGGAGGAGAGGTTGGGGGAGATGACGTTGTAGATGGCCATGCGCCAGGGGCTCTCGAGCTCGAGCCCGATCACCAGGAAGCCCGAAAGGATGGTCACGATGGAGAGGTAGACCGCGCGGTTGCCCAGGGGGGCCAGCGGGGTGCCGCCGAAGGCGTGGCCGATGGCCGCCAAGAGGCACAGCCCCGTGGAGGTGATGGCGAAGAAGGCGTAGGTGGAGATCAGGATGCCCCACGGGACCTCGCGGGTGACCGCGTAGGCGTGGGGGTGGCCCACGACGAAGGCGTAGAGGCCGGCGCCCACGCCGGCGGCCAGGAGCGCCAGCATGGAGAGGGTGGCCAGGCTGAACCGGGTGGTGGCCAGCCGGGGTTCCGCCGTGGTGGCGAGGGAGATGGGGTTTGCCATGGTGTGTTTCCTCCTTGCGGAATCTAGGGATTCAAGGGTTCGGGCTCCCCGGCCTCCGGGGTGGCGAGGGAGCCGAGGGAGAAGAGCACCGCCACCGCGGAGAAGGGGCCGAGGGCCAAGAAGAGCAGGAAGGAGAGGGTGAACCAGAAGGCCTCGGGGAGGGAGGCCCCGGCGGGGAGCGCGTGCTCCCCGCCGCGGAAGGCATGAAGCTTTCGGGCGAGGGTGCTCATGGGGGGCTCCTTTCTCCGGTCCCTCGTGCAGGCCGGCAAGCCTTTCGTTGGTGTGCCCGGGCCGCCACCCGGGGGGATCTGCTCGGGGCCGCCACCCCTTTGGATCCCTTTGGCACCTCCTCGTGGTGCTGTGTCGCCCCTTGGTTTTGCACCAAGTGTGCCAAGTTCGGGTGCGGGCCGGGGGGCGTTTCGTTTTTTTCTCTAAAATTGAGTTGTTAGCATTCCTCGATATAGTTTATTCGGATCGAGTTGACACCAATCGTTTACAAGTTATCTGCCGGAATGGGCGCATCCTGCGCCCCAAGAAGACGGCCCGAAGAAGCGTTCTGCGCCCATCCAAGTACTTATTTGGTTTTTTTACACTTTTTAAGAAGGTGGGCCGGGGCGGG belongs to Dissulfurirhabdus thermomarina and includes:
- the nrfD gene encoding NrfD/PsrC family molybdoenzyme membrane anchor subunit, whose amino-acid sequence is MANPISLATTAEPRLATTRFSLATLSMLALLAAGVGAGLYAFVVGHPHAYAVTREVPWGILISTYAFFAITSTGLCLLAAIGHAFGGTPLAPLGNRAVYLSIVTILSGFLVIGLELESPWRMAIYNVISPNLSSNIWWMGTLYGLAVGCMFVEFFAILTGRWGVALAIGGLGALAEVGANTNLGAVFATLSARPFWYGAQLPVYFLCSAVMCGAAAIILFTHVSYRMRGEAVTGDTYRGLQSAGKILALTAFLIVVATAWRFISFFTGGSDSARLAVSHLLSGPLATNFWLFENVVGLVLPLVLLVGTRMQSVPAMSAASLMVLVGAFFQRYDLVVAGQQVPVWYGWDDLPSYMGYAPSPVELLVVLGGIGLTGAGFLLGERFFGRVFGQGHH